The nucleotide sequence CGCCCGCGCCGATCTGACGGGGGGCCGCGCCGTTGCGCCCGGTCAAGACGTCGGGTAGTGCGGCTTCTAGCTCGGCTCTAGCGTCCGTGCCTTTGGGCTTGTAATAGAACCGCAAAACGGTTTCAACAAGGCTGTGTCCGGTCAATGCCTTTAGCATCTCGATCTTCATTCCGGCGTTTAACGCCATTGTCACAAACGATGTTCGTAATGCGTGGAAGTCATAGCGGCTTGCGGATTTCAAACCAACCGCCCGCCGCGTCCGTGTGACCTCTCTAATTGCCGCGTTTATTCCCGTGCCGTTAGTTTCAGGGAGAAAGCGAACGCCCGCAACCTGCTCGGCCTCATGCAAAAGCCCTGAAATGCTGCCGCGTGAAATGCGCCAATCCTTTTGCATGTCGCGGTAAGATTGCCCAGCCGCGTGACGTTGCAAAAGGTCAAGCATCTTAGCCCGCTTGGTTTCGGTCATTTTCGCGCTCTGTACGGCTTGCAGCACTTGGGGGAGTATGCGGGCAAGGGGGACACGCTCCGGCGCGTCCTGTGCGGCCTGTGGCGCGTCCTGTGGCTTGGCAAACGCCAGCGCGAAAGCTTTCTTTATACGCCTCGACACGCCGCCGGGGTTTGTCCGCAATTCCCGCTCGGCTTCCGGGAACACAAAAGCCGCGCCCTCGACACGTTCCGCAAGCCTCGCTTCAAGCACTTCCCTAAAACGCGGCATGATGGGCAAATAAAGCTCGGCTTTCGTTTTGGACGTGGTCAGCTTCAACGCGCCGCCCCGCAGGTCAACGGAAGCCCAGCGCAGGCGGCACACGTCCCCGCGTCTTAAGCCTGTCGAAAGCCCGGCAACGATCAAATCAAACGCCGTGCGGTCGCCCGCCGCCGCCGCAAGCAAAGTTTCGATCTCGCCGGGGTTCAACGGCTCGCGGTTGTAAACGCGGTCGCCGTCGGTGGTCTCTACATCAACGCCCGTAAATGGGTTTTCAACGCCGTTAGGCAACGCCTGCCGCAACGCCCGCCCGATTACCGCCTTATGTTTGCGGATGCTTGCCGCCGTCCGTGTGCGCCCTTCCGTG is from Candidatus Hydrogenedentota bacterium and encodes:
- a CDS encoding tyrosine-type recombinase/integrase; translation: MGLEIRRGRDGELRKHWYASYVDGNGKRRVIALTEPLPVKHFPGSLKATGDTVFEASRARAQKELEAYQSEARQQGRADHLTAQLIESKTGRKWKETPLAALPDIITGGKKRRARSQQHETWKRGAVEKFTAWASGRGLVTVLEVTPEVAQAYVASLYEPDTEGRTRTAASIRKHKAVIGRALRQALPNGVENPFTGVDVETTDGDRVYNREPLNPGEIETLLAAAAGDRTAFDLIVAGLSTGLRRGDVCRLRWASVDLRGGALKLTTSKTKAELYLPIMPRFREVLEARLAERVEGAAFVFPEAERELRTNPGGVSRRIKKAFALAFAKPQDAPQAAQDAPERVPLARILPQVLQAVQSAKMTETKRAKMLDLLQRHAAGQSYRDMQKDWRISRGSISGLLHEAEQVAGVRFLPETNGTGINAAIREVTRTRRAVGLKSASRYDFHALRTSFVTMALNAGMKIEMLKALTGHSLVETVLRFYYKPKGTDARAELEAALPDVLTGRNGAAPRQIGAG